The window TTTCCGTACATGTTATTTAGTTTTTATTGTTAATGTTATTTTTTTAAGCCGGACAAAATGAAATCGGTAAGTTTGTCTGCAATTTCTTTTGGATTCATGTTGCCCTCTGGGCGATACCATTCAATTACCCAGTTAATAGCAGACAAAATCGTCAAAGTTGCAAATTTGATATCGCTTTCTTTGAACACCCCTTCATTTTCGCCTGTGGAGATAATTTCTCTATACCCTTCTTGGTATTTGTGCCTTAACTCAATGAACCTGCTCAAGTGTGGTTCGCTGAGGTTTTGCCATTCGTACAGAAATATATGGGTGGCATTCAAATGTGCGGTCAGAATTTCAATATGATTTCTAATTGCCATTCTAAGTTTCTCTTCACCATTAAAGTAAATATCATTGACTTCATCCAATGCTGTGATAAATTTATCCGCCATACCAAAACATGTCTCTTGCAAGATTTCCTCTTTGGAACTGATATGATTATAAAGACTTGGCGCCTCCATGTCTAAGGCTTTTGCCAACTCTCTCATCCCTGTTGCATGATATCCATTTTTTCGGATTAATTCTAATGCGGTATCTATGACCAACTGCCTCTTTCCAACTTTCATAACTAACTAATGTTAGGTCAGGCAAAGATAAGTACAAAGGATTTGAATATCCAAACTGAATTCAGTAATTGATAATTAACTATTTCTCAACAAAAAACTATCTGTCAAAATGCATGGCTATACCTGGTTTATGTCCTGTTAATTTATTATTTTCAAAAACACTGATTCCATTGACAAAAGTTTGCAATATCCGACCCCTAAAAGTGAAATCTTCCAATGGGCTCCACGCACACTTATACAAGATATTTTGCGGAGTAACGGTATAACTTGTATTTGGGTCAAACAAAACCAAGTCAGCAAAGTATCCTTCTCTGATAAAACCACGTTCTCTGACTTTAAAACACTTTGCCGGTGCATGGCTCATTTTTTCTACCACCCATTCAGGACTTGCCTTACCTTCCAAAGCCTTATGCATCATCATATTCAAGGAGTGTTGAACCAGCGGCAAACCACTTGGACTTTGAGGATAAGGAAGCGCCTTTTCTTCCAACAAATGAGGGGCATGATCTGTGGCGATAATATCTATTCTATTTTCTTTAAGTGCTTGCCAAATAGCTTCGCGGTCATTGATAGTTTTGACAGCAGGATTACATTGTATTTTGGAACCCAAAGTTTGATAATCTTCTTCACTAAACCAAAGGTGATGCACACATGCTTCTGCAGTGATTCTCTTGCTTTCAATAGCCCCTGCTTCAAAATTCATGGCTTCTTGCGCTGTTGTGATATGCAAAATATGTAGTCGTGTATTGTGTTTCTTTGCAAGTGCCATTGCTTTTTGGCTGGACAAAATACAGGCTTCTCTGCTCCGTATAATAGGATGTTGTGTTATGGGTATATTTCCATGAAATTTTTCTTTAGCAAGTTCAATATTTCTTCGGATAGTGGGCTCATCTTCGCAATGGGTGGCAATCAACATATTACTGTTAGCAAACACCTTCTCAAGAGTATTTTCGTTATCCACCAACATATCGCCCGTGGATGAACCCATAAAGATTTTGATACCACATACTCTGTCATCATCCAAAGCAAGGACTTCATCTGCATTTTTGTTGGTAGCACCAAAGAAAAAAGAATAATTAGCCGGACTGACTTGGGAGGCTCTTATAAATTTTTTTTCTAATTCTGCTTGATTGATGGTTTGGGGATTGGTATTGGGCATTTCCATAAAGGAAGTTACACCACCAGCCACTGCAGCCGCTGATTCTGTGGCAATTTCAGCTTTGTGTGTAAAGCCGGGTTCTCTGAAATGTACTTGGTCATCAATAACACCGGGTAAAAGCCATGCGCCTCTACCATCAATCACTTGATGAGATTTCGATAACACTCCTCCTCTTTCTATTCTGCTTATTCTGCCATTGGATATCTCAACATCAACCTCCTCTTTCTTGCCTTCATTTATGGCTATAATATTTGTAATAATTATTTCAGACATGTGGCAAAGATATTAGTTTGATTTGGTCAACTGATAGATAAACTCCTGATTTTATCATATATCTGCCGAATATTTGACACCTAAATAACTAACCTGATAACGCTTTACAACTACTTTTGCGAGGTAAATCTTATTTCATTTTGTCTTTTCATAATTATTATAAGCTATTAAATATTTCAGAGAAAGCAAGTCCGAAAGAAATTCAGACAGCTTATCATAAAATAGCTTTGCAATATCATCCGGACAAAATGCCCCAAGAACCCGGTGCAGAGGAATATTTCAAGATAGTGACCAAGGGATATAATTTGCTCAGCAATCCTAAAGAAAAAATCAAATATGACATACTGCTTTATGGGATTTTGCAGGAGCAGAAAAAAAACAAAGAAGAAGAAAAAAGATACGGGAGAAAGTCTTCTGTTTCTGTTGACGAAGTCAAACAAAAGATTGAAAACAATCTGCGAAATGCAAAGTTAGAAGCTCTTCGTTTATTTAAAAATAGAGAAAGGTATCTCAATCACAGAATCCGATACTCTATTCTTGTACTGGCTGCCATTTCCGGCTATTTGTATGTTTTCAACAACTGGTTTGTCAACGAAGCCGGTATGGATTATTTCAAAATAATCCTCGGATTCTTTGTTTTTGGTATTTCAACATTCTTCTTTTTCAACCATTTATACATTCACCTGCGCGCCTGCAACTATATCGGCAAATCATTAAAATACCCTTTTGAAAAGACATCAGCGTCTTTTTTTATTATTATCATTATTTGTGCACCCATCAGCATTATCGGATTCAATATCATTAAAAAGCAATACCATCTATCACATTACGGTGTATTAATTGAACCTTTAAAAATCAGCTATTCACAAAATAAAATCATCTACTCTTACATTGCCAACAACGAAATTATTTATAAATCAAGCAGCGATTACCCCGAAGCCACGCTTGTTTATTATGCAATCCATAAAAAACCAATTGTGAGGGTTTCTAAATACAATCCAAAAATTTCACGACTTGAGTTTATTGATTTGAACGTATCTAAACACCCTAAAATTTAACCCTCCAGCCTAACATCAACAAGATATAAACAAGGCAGATAAAAAAAACTTGTTTGTGTAACTTTGCACGATTTTAAAATACAATTCTAAATGCCTAAAAATAAATCTATAAAGTCAGTTCTCATAATCGGTTCTGGACCCATTATCATTGGTCAAGCTTGTGAATTTGATTATTCCGGAAGTCAGGCTTCGCGCAGTCTTAGAGAAGAAGGAATCACCGTAACACTTATTAACTCTAATCCGGCAACCATAATGACCGATCCAAGCACAGCAGACAACATTTATTTGTTGCCATTGACGGTTGAATCTATTGAGCAGATTTTAAAAGAAGTTAGAATTGATGCAGTCCTACCCACCATGGGCGGACAAACCGCTTTGAACCTATGTAAAGAAGCTGGAGATTTGGGGATTTGGGAAAAATACGACATCAAAATTATAGGTGTTGATTTAGCTGCTATTGATAAAACAGAAGACAGAGAAGAATTCAGACAATTAATGATAACACTTGGCGTTGGCATAGCCAAAGCCGAGACAGCAAACTCATTTCTGGAAGGAAAAGACATTGCGCAACGCGTAGGATTTCCATTGGTTATTAGACCGTCATACACATTGGGTGGATATGGAGGTGGGTTTGTGCACAGCAAAGATGAATTAGATGATGCACTTAAACGCGGTCTGGAAGCCTCTCCTACACACGAAGTTTTGGTAGAGCAAGCGGTTTTGGGTTGGATTGAATATGAATTGGAAGTGCTCCGAGATGCAAAAGACAATATGATTGTTGTTTGTACAATTGAAAATTTCGATCCGATGGGCATCCACACCGGAGACTCTATTACTATCGCACCTTCTTTGACATTGAGTGAAGTTGCTTATCAAAAAATGAGAGACACCGCTTTCAAGATGTTGAAAGGTATCGGTAATTTTGCCGGAGGCTGTAATATTCAGTTTGCACTCAATCCCGAAAATGAAGAAATTATTGCTATCGAAATCAACCCACGTGTTAGCCGCTCCTCTGCACTTGCATCTAAAGCAACCGGCTATCCTATAGCAAAAATAGCTGCAAAATTGGCAATCGGATACACTTTGGATGAACTCAAAAACCCTGTAACAAAAACTACTTCTGCCTTTTTTGAGCCGGTTCAGGACTATGTCATTGTAAAAATCCCACGTTGGAACTTTGACAAATTTAAAGGCGCTGATACTACACTCGGACTGCAAATGAAAGCTGTGGGAGAGGTTATGGGTATAGGTAGAAATTTTCAAGAAGCCTTGCAAAAATCATGTCAATCATTAGAAATTCGAAAATTTGGGCTAGGTGCAGACGGAACCATGAACAATATGAGTTTGGAAAAAATTGTGCATGGACTTGAAAATCCTTCTTGGGACAGACTTTTCTTGATTAAAGAGGCAATTGCGTTAGGGATACCTTTGACAACGATTTATAAAATTACTAAAATTGATCGTTGGTATCTTGAACAAATCAAAGACTTGGTTGATACTGAGAAAGAAATCAAACGTTTTACACTCGAAAACATCCCTTACGATATGATGTTAGAAGCCAAACAAAAAGGCTATTCTGACTATCAATTAGCATATTTACTAAAGAACTGCACTGAGGATGAGGTATATGCTAAACGACACCAAATGGGAATCAAACGCGTATTCAAGATGGTGGACACTTGTGCGGCTGAATTCACTTCACCCACCAATTATTACTACTCTACTTTTGAAGAAGGCGGTTTTAACGACAGCGTAAAATCAGATAAAAAGAAGGTTATCATCTTAGGTTCGGGTCCAAACCGCATTGGTCAAGGAATTGAATTTGATTATTCTTGTGTTCACGGGATTTATGCTTGCCAAGAAATGGGATACGAAGCTATCATGATAAACTGCAATCCAGAGACAGTTTCTACCGACTTTAATACTGCGGACAAACTTTATTTTGAACCTGTATTTTGGGAAAATATTAAAGAAATCATTGAGTTTGAACAACCCGAAGGTGTGATAGTGCAATTAGGTGGGCAAACTGCATTGAAACTGGCAGAAAAACTCAACGAATCAGGTATTAAAATCATTGGAACTTCATTTCACGATATGGATCTGGCAGAAGACAGAGGACGTTTTTCTGACCTATTGAAAGAACTTGACATACCCTACCCTAAATACGGTGTTTCAGAAACAGCTGACGAAGCCATTGCTATTGCCAAT is drawn from Bacteroidota bacterium and contains these coding sequences:
- the carB gene encoding carbamoyl-phosphate synthase large subunit, whose protein sequence is MPKNKSIKSVLIIGSGPIIIGQACEFDYSGSQASRSLREEGITVTLINSNPATIMTDPSTADNIYLLPLTVESIEQILKEVRIDAVLPTMGGQTALNLCKEAGDLGIWEKYDIKIIGVDLAAIDKTEDREEFRQLMITLGVGIAKAETANSFLEGKDIAQRVGFPLVIRPSYTLGGYGGGFVHSKDELDDALKRGLEASPTHEVLVEQAVLGWIEYELEVLRDAKDNMIVVCTIENFDPMGIHTGDSITIAPSLTLSEVAYQKMRDTAFKMLKGIGNFAGGCNIQFALNPENEEIIAIEINPRVSRSSALASKATGYPIAKIAAKLAIGYTLDELKNPVTKTTSAFFEPVQDYVIVKIPRWNFDKFKGADTTLGLQMKAVGEVMGIGRNFQEALQKSCQSLEIRKFGLGADGTMNNMSLEKIVHGLENPSWDRLFLIKEAIALGIPLTTIYKITKIDRWYLEQIKDLVDTEKEIKRFTLENIPYDMMLEAKQKGYSDYQLAYLLKNCTEDEVYAKRHQMGIKRVFKMVDTCAAEFTSPTNYYYSTFEEGGFNDSVKSDKKKVIILGSGPNRIGQGIEFDYSCVHGIYACQEMGYEAIMINCNPETVSTDFNTADKLYFEPVFWENIKEIIEFEQPEGVIVQLGGQTALKLAEKLNESGIKIIGTSFHDMDLAEDRGRFSDLLKELDIPYPKYGVSETADEAIAIANQVGYPVLVRPSYVLGGQGMKIVINDEELESAVIHLLGDLPGNRVLIDHFLDRAEEAECDVISDGEDSLVIGMMEHIEPAGIHSGDSSAVLPCYSLSEQVQTDMRDYAIKLANALKVKGLLNIQFAIKNEKVYVIEANPRASRTVPFICKAYKYPYINVATKVMLGTHKLKDFTIKHDLDGYAIKLPVFSFNKFPNVNMELGPEMKSTGESIYFIKHLKDPYFRELDKKKSMYLSH
- a CDS encoding dihydroorotase; translation: MSEIIITNIIAINEGKKEEVDVEISNGRISRIERGGVLSKSHQVIDGRGAWLLPGVIDDQVHFREPGFTHKAEIATESAAAVAGGVTSFMEMPNTNPQTINQAELEKKFIRASQVSPANYSFFFGATNKNADEVLALDDDRVCGIKIFMGSSTGDMLVDNENTLEKVFANSNMLIATHCEDEPTIRRNIELAKEKFHGNIPITQHPIIRSREACILSSQKAMALAKKHNTRLHILHITTAQEAMNFEAGAIESKRITAEACVHHLWFSEEDYQTLGSKIQCNPAVKTINDREAIWQALKENRIDIIATDHAPHLLEEKALPYPQSPSGLPLVQHSLNMMMHKALEGKASPEWVVEKMSHAPAKCFKVRERGFIREGYFADLVLFDPNTSYTVTPQNILYKCAWSPLEDFTFRGRILQTFVNGISVFENNKLTGHKPGIAMHFDR
- a CDS encoding TetR/AcrR family transcriptional regulator, which produces MKVGKRQLVIDTALELIRKNGYHATGMRELAKALDMEAPSLYNHISSKEEILQETCFGMADKFITALDEVNDIYFNGEEKLRMAIRNHIEILTAHLNATHIFLYEWQNLSEPHLSRFIELRHKYQEGYREIISTGENEGVFKESDIKFATLTILSAINWVIEWYRPEGNMNPKEIADKLTDFILSGLKK
- a CDS encoding J domain-containing protein, coding for MSFHNYYKLLNISEKASPKEIQTAYHKIALQYHPDKMPQEPGAEEYFKIVTKGYNLLSNPKEKIKYDILLYGILQEQKKNKEEEKRYGRKSSVSVDEVKQKIENNLRNAKLEALRLFKNRERYLNHRIRYSILVLAAISGYLYVFNNWFVNEAGMDYFKIILGFFVFGISTFFFFNHLYIHLRACNYIGKSLKYPFEKTSASFFIIIIICAPISIIGFNIIKKQYHLSHYGVLIEPLKISYSQNKIIYSYIANNEIIYKSSSDYPEATLVYYAIHKKPIVRVSKYNPKISRLEFIDLNVSKHPKI